A stretch of Endozoicomonas sp. SCSIO W0465 DNA encodes these proteins:
- a CDS encoding transposase produces the protein MNSDTVIAAFDDFAEKMEDEKYSSNDRYTVVMVDNASIHTSKKFRDRIADWTLEKKLLICFLPTYSPELNLIEILWRKVKYEWLNLLSIKSFTEFEKEVERVFASFGESHMISFANTK, from the coding sequence GTGAATAGTGATACAGTGATTGCAGCCTTTGACGACTTCGCAGAGAAAATGGAGGATGAAAAATACAGTTCAAATGACCGCTACACCGTAGTTATGGTGGACAATGCCAGTATTCATACCAGCAAAAAGTTTCGTGACAGAATCGCTGACTGGACTCTTGAGAAAAAGTTACTGATCTGCTTTCTTCCAACATATTCACCTGAACTCAATCTGATTGAGATCCTGTGGAGGAAAGTAAAGTATGAATGGCTCAATCTATTGTCAATCAAGAGTTTCACGGAATTTGAAAAGGAAGTTGAACGAGTGTTCGCTTCATTTGGAGAGAGTCATATGATTTCGTTTGCAAATACTAAATAA
- a CDS encoding type I-F CRISPR-associated protein Cas7f/Csy3, protein MFNPNQLSTDRSFEVGDGEMSNKSSMSGKEFVLHVERLTFKGSPRDSASLRGSNDQNLDTPNLYQSEFVTNEPGDILVVEFEGYILNNAFRPNTPEADARAKFIHFLELYRDKGGFKYQAEATFQNILNFRWLRQNNRTYQRSRCITFTTEEFEYHFTLPA, encoded by the coding sequence ATGTTTAATCCTAACCAATTAAGTACGGACCGATCCTTTGAAGTCGGAGACGGTGAAATGAGCAATAAAAGCTCCATGTCTGGCAAGGAGTTTGTGTTGCATGTTGAGAGACTAACTTTTAAAGGATCACCTAGGGATTCTGCATCGCTTCGAGGTAGTAATGATCAAAATTTGGATACACCTAATCTCTATCAGTCTGAGTTTGTTACGAATGAACCGGGAGATATACTGGTCGTTGAGTTTGAGGGATATATTTTAAACAACGCCTTTCGTCCAAATACACCTGAGGCCGACGCGAGAGCAAAATTTATCCACTTTCTTGAACTTTACCGCGATAAGGGAGGTTTTAAGTATCAGGCAGAGGCTACTTTTCAAAACATTCTTAACTTCCGTTGGTTACGACAGAATAACAGAACATATCAGCGAAGCAGATGCATCACATTCACAACGGAAGAGTTTGAATACCACTTCACACTTCCTGCATAA